One genomic segment of Acinetobacter oleivorans DR1 includes these proteins:
- a CDS encoding ArsR/SmtB family transcription factor, with the protein MDIDAISKALSNPLRRQILQWLKEPAHYLPVEECGGSFEKGVCAGHIERLGKVAQSTMSNHLSVLQQAGLIQVQKYGQWSYFSRNEALIQQYIEHLKQTL; encoded by the coding sequence ATGGATATTGATGCAATTAGCAAAGCCCTTTCCAATCCGCTACGTCGGCAGATTTTGCAATGGTTGAAAGAACCTGCGCATTATTTACCAGTGGAAGAGTGTGGTGGTAGTTTTGAGAAGGGTGTTTGTGCAGGTCATATTGAACGATTGGGCAAAGTAGCACAGTCTACAATGTCGAATCATTTGTCTGTTTTACAACAGGCGGGTCTGATTCAGGTCCAAAAATATGGTCAATGGTCTTATTTTTCACGTAACGAAGCTTTGATTCAGCAATATATCGAACATTTAAAACAAACACTTTA